In Helianthus annuus cultivar XRQ/B chromosome 3, HanXRQr2.0-SUNRISE, whole genome shotgun sequence, a single window of DNA contains:
- the LOC110932598 gene encoding LOW QUALITY PROTEIN: putative pentatricopeptide repeat-containing protein At1g12700, mitochondrial (The sequence of the model RefSeq protein was modified relative to this genomic sequence to represent the inferred CDS: deleted 2 bases in 1 codon), which yields MVDKITNLNDALNLFDEMSHTRPLPSIVQFTQLLHLVTKMKHFSSSLHLFNQMCSLGVPVDKYSISIAIKCCCQLYRTKDGFALLGCCFRRAIPPNVYIFSALLDGLVLEDRILEAEILFKKLIKQNLCEPSVVTYNTMIKGLCKFGYNVTAVALLRLMEQKNCQPSIVTALHSTIIDSLCKDKMIDDAFKLLKEMVSDKGILPNVITYNSLICGLCKFGRWDEASKMLKQMEDDNISPNVKTFTALVDAFCKEGKVKEAEAVINIMIERGKVPNIVTYNSLIDGYCLRGEMIKAREIFDSITLRGLVPDVVTYSSLLNGYCKNLNIEKAEEMFHEMTVKGLKPDVVTYSTMIQGFFQVGRCVAARRLVDEMHAQGQIPDQCTYGIVLDGLCNNHLVEDALSLFYLVGNSKLNSDIAVYNILIDGAGKNGKVEVARILFQGLIDKGLQPDVRTYNVMISGFCREGQLGEAKLLFLKMEESGCPPNDVTYRVLLQGYLKNRHYDDVEMLLQEMDDRGYSLDASTLSLFIDHIAAGLLDRSMLKLFGKLVPKELLNDPSLCDWE from the exons ATGGTTGATAAAATTACCAACTTGAATGATGCCTTGAacctgtttgatgaaatgtcacACACACGCCCTTTGCCCTCTATTGTTCAGTTCACTCAGTTGTTGCATCTTGTTACCAAAATgaaacatttttcttcttctcttcatcTTTTCAACCAAATGTGTTCCCTTGGTGTTCCCGTTGATAAATACTCCATCAGTATTGCAATCAAGTGTTGTTGCCAGTTGTATCGCACCAAAGACGGGTTTGCACTCCTAGGATGCTGCTTTAGGCGAGCTATTCCACCCAATGTGTACATATTTAGTGCACTCTTAGACGGACTCGTCCTTGAAGATAGGATTCTTGAAGCAGAGATATTATTCAAGAAGCTCATCAAACAAAACCTTTGTGAACCTAGCGTAGTTACTTACAACACAATGATTAAAGGCCTTTGCAAGTTCGGTTATAACGTTACAGCAGTTGCTTTGCTCAGGCTAATGGAACAAAAAAATTGTCAGCCTAGTATCGTTACTGCGTTACATA GCACCATCATTGATAGTCTTTGCAAGGATAAAATGATTGATGATGCTTTCAAGCTCTTAAAAGAAATGGTATCTGACAAAGGTATTCTACCAAACGTCATCACCTACAACTCTTTAATTTGTGGTCTTTGTAAGTTTGGTCGTTGGGATGAGGCCTCAAAGATGCTAAAACAAATGGAGGATGATAACATTTCTCCAAATGTGAAAACCTTTACTGCATTAGTTGATGCATTTTGCAAGGAAGGTAAAGTAAAAGAAGCTGAGGCTGTTATCAACATCATGATTGAGAGAGGTAAGGTTCCAAACATAGTGACATACAACTCACTTATTGATGGTTACTGTCTTCGAGGTGAAATGATCAAAGCAAGGGAGATTTTTGATTCCATTACACTTAGAGGTCTCGTTCCTGATGTTGTTACTTACAGTAGTTTATTGAATGGGTATTGCAAGAATCTGAATATTGAGAAGGCTGAGGAAATGTTTCATGAAATGACTGTAAAAGGTTTAAAACCCGATGTAGTCACTTACAGCACCATGATACAAGGATTTTTTCAGGTTGGGCGTTGTGTAGCTGCGCGCAGACTCGTTGACGAGATGCATGCACAAGGCCAAATCCCAGACCAATGCACTTATGGAATAGTTTTAGATGGCCTTTGCAACAACCATCTAGTAGAGGATGCACTTTCTTTGTTTTATTTGGTGGGTAACAGCAAGCTTAATTCTGATATTGCAGTGTACAACATTCTCATTGATGGTGCAGGCAAAAATGGGAAAGTCGAAGTTGCGAGGATTCTTTTCCAAGGTCTAATTGATAAAGGCTTGCAACCTGATGTTCGTACATATAACGTGATGATCAGTGGTTTTTGTCGGGAAGGTCAATTGGGGGAAGCAAAGTTGTTGTTTCTTAAAATGGAAGAGAGTGGCTGCCCGCCTAATGATGTTACTTACCGTGTTTTACTCCAAGGATATCTAAAGAACAGGCACTATGATGATGTGGAGATGCTTTTACAGGAAATGGATGATAGAGGTTACTCACTTGATGCTTCGACTTTATCGTTATTTATAGATCATATCGCAGCTGGTTTACTAGATAGAAGTATGCTTAAGTTGTTCGGTAAGCTTGTGCCAAAAGAATTATTGAACGATCCTAGCTTGTGCGACTGGGAGTGA
- the LOC110930835 gene encoding putative pentatricopeptide repeat-containing protein At1g12700, mitochondrial: protein MSHRQPLPSVVKFNQLLTAVTKIKHFSSSLDLFKQMCAIGVPVDKYSMSIAIKCCCQLYRTKDGFAVLGCCFRRAISPNVYIYNALLDGLVLEDKILEAEMLFKKLIKQKLCEPDVVTYNTMIKGLCKFSNNVTALALLRLMEQNNCKPNIVTYSTIIDSLCKDKLIDDAFKLFKEMVSDKGILPNVITYTSLICGLCKFGRWDDASKLLKQMEDENISPDVKTFTALVDAFCKEGKVEEAEAVINIMIERGEVPNIVTYSSLIDGYCLRGEMIKAREIFDSITLRGLVPDVVTYNSLLNGYCKNLNIEKAEQMFHEMTVKGLKPNVVTYNTIIQGFFQVGRCVAARKLFDEMHAQGQIPNECTYGIVLDGLCNNRQVEEALSLFHLMGDSKLNSDIVVYNILINGAGKCGNVDIARVLFHGLIDKGLQPDVRTYNVMISGFCQEGQLGEAKLLFLKMEESGCPPDDVTYRVLLQGYLKNRHYDDVEMLLQEMDDRGYSLDASTLSLFIDHIAAGLLDRSMLKLLGKLVPKELLNDPRLCDWE from the coding sequence ATGTCACACAGACAGCCTTTGCCATCTGTTGTTAAGTTTAATCAGTTGTTGACTGCTGTTACTAAAATcaaacatttttcttcttctcttgACCTTTTCAAACAAATGTGTGCAATTGGTGTTCCCGTTGATAAATACTCAATGAGCATTGCAATTAAGTGTTGCTGTCAGCTGTATCGCACCAAAGACGGGTTTGCAGTCCTAGGATGCTGCTTTAGGCGAGCTATTTCACCCAATGTGTACATATATAATGCCCTCTTAGATGGACTTGTACTTGAAGATAAGATTCTTGAAGCAGAGATGTTATTCAAGAAGCTTATTAAACAAAAACTTTGTGAACCTGATGTAGTTACTTATAACACAATGATTAAAGGGCTTTGCAAGTTCAGTAATAACGTTACAGCACTTGCTTTGCTCAGGCTAATGGAACAAAATAACTGCAAGCCTAATATTGTTACATATAGCACCATCATTGATAGTCTTTGCAAGGATAAACTGATTGATGATGCTTTCAAGCTCTTTAAAGAAATGGTATCCGACAAAGGTATTCTACCAAACGTCATCACCTACACCTCTTTAATTTGTGGTCTTTGTAAGTTTGGTCGTTGGGATGATGCCTCAAAGCTGCTAAAACAAATGGAGGATGAGAACATTTCTCCGGATGTGAAAACCTTTACTGCATTAGTTGATGCATTTTGCAAGGAAGGTAAAGTAGAAGAAGCTGAGGCTGTTATCAACATCATGATTGAGAGAGGTGAGGTTCCAAACATAGTGACGTACAGTTCACTTATAGATGGTTACTGTCTACGAGGTGAAATGATCAAAGCAAGGGAGATTTTTGATTCCATTACACTTAGAGGCCTCGTTCCTGATGTTGTTACTTACAATAGTTTATTGAATGGGTATTGCAAGAATCTGAATATTGAGAAGGCTGAGCAAATGTTTCATGAAATGACTGTAAAAGGTTTAAAACCCAATGTAGTCACATACAACACCATAATACAAGGATTTTTTCAGGTTGGGCGTTGTGTAGCTGCGCGCAAACTCTTTGATGAGATGCATGCACAAGGCCAAATTCCAAATGAATGCACTTATGGAATAGTTTTAGATGGCCTTTGCAACAATCGTCAAGTAGAAGAGGCTCTCTCTTTGTTTCATTTGATGGGTGATAGCAAGCTTAATTCTGATATTGTTGTGTACAATATCCTCATCAATGGTGCAGGAAAATGTGGGAATGTGGATATTGCGAGGGTTCTTTTCCATGGTCTAATTGATAAAGGCTTGCAACCTGATGTTCGTACATATAACGTGATGATCAGTGGTTTTTGTCAGGAAGGTCAATTGGGGGAAGCAAAGTTGTTGTTTCTTAAAATGGAAGAGAGTGGCTGCCCACCAGATGATGTTACTTACCGTGTTTTACTCCAAGGATATCTAAAGAACAGGCACTATGATGATGTGGAGATGCTTTTACAGGAAATGGATGATAGAGGTTACTCACTTGATGCTTCGACTTTATCGTTATTTATAGATCATATCGCAGCTGGTTTACTAGATAGAAGTATGCTTAAGTTGCTAGGTAAGCTTGTGCCAAAAGAACTACTGAACGATCCTAGGTTGTGCGATTGGGAGTGA
- the LOC110930834 gene encoding putative pentatricopeptide repeat-containing protein At1g12700, mitochondrial, whose translation MNRTAFIKFRGTNSFLLHSLSSFQSGTHKASLHSNVSFLIHKITNLNDALELFDEMSHRQPLPSVVKFNQLLTAVTKMKHFSSSLDLFNQMCSLGVPVNEYSMSIAIKCCCQLYRSKDGFAVLGCCFRRAIAPDVYIFNALLDGLVLEDRILEAENLFKKLIKQKLCEPDVVTYSTMIKGLCKFSNNVTAVALLRLMEQKNCKPSIVTYSTIIDSLCKDKMIDDAFKLFKEMVFRKGILPDVITYNSLICGLCKLGRWDEATKMLKEMEDENISPNVHTFNVLVDAFCKEGKVEEAEAVINIMIERGKALDLVTYNSLIDGYCLRGEMIKAREIFDSITLRGLIPDVVTYNSLLNGYCKNLNIEKAVQLFREMSGKGLKPDVVTYSTMIQGLFQVGRCVAARRLFNEMHAQGRIPDRCTYRIVLEGLCNNHLVEDALSLFHLVGNSKLNSDIAVYNILIDGAGKNGKVDVARILFQGLIDKGLQPDVRTYNVMISGFCQEGQLKEAKSLFLRMDESGCPPDNVTYRVFLQGCLKNRHYDDVEMLLQEMVDRGYSLDASTLSLFIDHIAAGLLDRSMLKLLGKLVPKELLNDPSLCDWE comes from the coding sequence ATGAATCGCACAGCTTTCATCAAATTCAGAGGTACCAACTCCTTccttcttcattctctctcatctttCCAATCCGGTACTCATAAAGCTTCCCTTCACTCCAATGTTTCCTTTTTGATTCATAAAATTACCAACTTGAATGATGCCTTGGAACTGTTCGATGAAATGTCACACAGACAGCCTTTGCCATCTGTTGTTAAGTTTAATCAGTTGTTGACTGCTGTTACCAAAATgaaacatttttcttcttctcttgACCTTTTCAACCAAATGTGTTCCCTTGGTGTCCCTGTTAATGAATATTCTATGAGCATTGCAATCAAGTGTTGTTGCCAGTTGTATCGCTCCAAAGACGGGTTTGCAGTCCTAGGCTGTTGCTTTAGGCGAGCTATTGCACCTGATGTCTACATATTTAATGCACTCTTAGACGGACTCGTCCTTGAAGATAGGATTCTTGAAGCAGAGAATCTATTCAAGAAGCTTATTAAACAAAAACTTTGTGAACCTGATGTAGTTACTTACAGCACAATGATTAAAGGGCTTTGCAAGTTCAGTAATAACGTTACAGCAGTTGCTTTGCTCAGGCTAATGGAACAAAAAAACTGCAAGCCTAGTATTGTTACATATAGCACCATCATTGATAGTCTTTGCAAGGATAAAATGATTGATGATGCTTTCAAGCTCTTTAAAGAAATGGTATTTAGGAAAGGCATTCTACCAGATGTCATCACATACAACTCTTTAATTTGTGGTCTTTGTAAGTTAGGTCGTTGGGATGAGGCCACAAAGATGCTAAAAGAAATGGAGGATGAGAACATTTCTCCAAATGTACATACCTTTAATGTATTAGTTGATGCGTTTTGCAAGGAAGGTAAAGTAGAAGAAGCTGAGGCTGTTATCAACATCATGATTGAGAGAGGTAAGGCTCTAGACTTAGTGACATACAACTCACTTATTGATGGTTACTGTCTTCGAGGGGAAATGATCAAAGCAAGGGAGATTTTTGATTCCATTACACTTAGAGGCCTCATTCCTGATGTTGTTACTTACAATAGTTTATTGAATGGATATTGCAAGAATCTGAATATTGAGAAGGCTGTGCAACTATTTCGTGAAATGTCCGGAAAAGGTTTAAAACCCGATGTAGTCACTTACAGCACCATGATACAAGGATTGTTTCAGGTTGGGCGTTGTGTAGCTGCGCGCAGACTCTTTAATGAGATGCATGCACAAGGCCGAATTCCAGACCGCTGCACTTATCGAATAGTTCTCGAGGGTCTTTGCAACAACCATCTAGTAGAGGATGCGCTCTCTTTGTTTCATTTGGTGGGTAACAGCAAGCTTAATTCTGATATTGCTGTGTACAACATTCTCATTGATGGTGCAGGCAAAAATGGGAAAGTAGATGTTGCGAGGATTCTTTTCCAAGGTCTAATTGATAAAGGCTTGCAACCTGATGTTCGTACATATAACGTGATGATCAGTGGTTTTTGTCAGGAAGGTCAATTGAAGGAAGCAAAGTCGTTGTTTCTTAGAATGGACGAGAGTGGATGCCCCCCAGATAATGTTACTTACCGTGTTTTTCTCCAAGGATGTCTAAAGAACCGGCACTATGATGATGTGGAGATGCTTTTACAGGAAATGGTTGATAGAGGTTACTCACTTGATGCTTCGACTTTATCGTTATTTATAGATCATATTGCAGCTGGTTTACTAGATAGAAGTATGCTTAAGCTGTTAGGTAAGCTTGTGCCAAAAGAATTATTGAACGATCCTAGCTTGTGCGACTGGGAGTGA
- the LOC110932597 gene encoding putative pentatricopeptide repeat-containing protein At1g12700, mitochondrial: MMNRMAFIKFRGNFTTNSSFHLHSETPFSSFHLALHSDVSSNRSMLHKITNLNDALNLFDEMSQRCPLPSVVHFTQLLTAVTKIKHFSTSLHLFNQMCSLGVPVNEFSMSIAIKCCCQLYRTKDGFALLGCCFRRAIPPNVYIYSALLDGLVLEDKILEAEMLFKKLVKQKLCEPNVVMYNTMIKGLCKFSNNVTAVALLRLMEQKNCKPSIVTYSTIIDSLCKDKLIDDAFKLFKEMVFEKGILPNVITYTSLIRGLCNLGHWDEASKLLIEMEDEKISPDVQTFNVLVDAFCKEGKIEEAEAVINIMIERGEVPNIVTYSSLIDGYCLRGEMIKAREIFDSMTLRGLVPNVVTYSSLLNGYCKNLNIEKAEQMFREMSGKGLKPDVVTYNTMIQGFFQVGRCVDAHKLFDEMYAQGQIPNECTYRIVLEGLCKNRQVEEALSLFHLVGDSKLNSDIAMYNILINGAGKYGKVDIAKNLFHDLIDKGLQPDVHTYTVMISGFCREGVLAEARSLFLKMEESGCPPNNVTYSVFLQGCLKNKHYDDVEMLLQEMDDRGYSLDASTLSLFIDHIAAGLLDRSMLKLFGKLVPKELLNDPSLCDWE; this comes from the coding sequence ATGATGAATCGCATGGCTTTCATCAAATTTAGAGGTAATTTTACCACCAACTCCTCCTTCCATCTTCATTCCGAAACCCCTTTCTCTTCTTTCCACTTAGCTTTACATTCCGATGTTTCCTCAAATCGATCCATGCTTCATAAAATCACCAACTTGAATGATGCACTCAACCTGTTCGATGAAATGTCACAGAGATGCCCTCTTCCATCTGTTGTTCACTTCACTCAGTTGTTGACCGCTGTTACTAAAATCAAACATTTTTCTACCTCTCTTCATCTTTTCAACCAAATGTGTTCCCTTGGTGTCCCTGTTAATGAATTTTCTATGAGCATTGCAATCAAGTGTTGTTGCCAGTTGTATCGCACCAAAGACGGGTTTGCACTCCTAGGCTGTTGCTTTAGGCGAGCTATTCCACCCAATGTGTACATATATAGTGCACTCTTAGATGGACTCGTCCTTGAAGATAAGATTCTTGAAGCAGAGATGTTATTCAAGAAGCTCGTCAAGCAAAAACTTTGTGAACCTAATGTTGTTATGTATAACACAATGATTAAAGGCCTTTGCAAGTTCAGTAATAACGTTACAGCAGTTGCTTTGCTCAGGCTAATGGAACAAAAAAACTGCAAGCCTAGTATTGTTACATATAGCACCATCATTGATAGTCTTTGCAAGGATAAACTGATTGATGATGCTTTCAAGCTCTTTAAAGAGATGGTATTTGAAAAAGGAATTTTACCAAATGTCATTACCTACACCTCTTTAATTCGTGGCCTTTGTAACTTAGGTCATTGGGATGAGGCCTCAAAGCTGCTAATAGAAATGGAGGATGAAAAGATTTCTCCAGATGTGCAAACCTTTAATGTATTAGTTGATGCATTTTGCAAGGAAGGTAAAATAGAAGAAGCTGAGGCTGTTATCAACATCATGATTGAGAGAGGTGAGGTTCCAAACATAGTGACGTACAGTTCACTTATTGATGGTTACTGTCTTCGAGGTGAGATGATCAAAGCAAGGGAGATTTTTGATTCAATGACACTTAGAGGTCTCGTTCCTAATGTTGTTACTTACAGTAGTTTATTGAATGGGTATTGCAAGAATCTGAATATTGAGAAGGCTGAGCAAATGTTTCGTGAAATGTCCGGAAAAGGTTTAAAACCCGATGTAGTCACTTACAACACCATGATACAAGGATTTTTTCAGGTTGGGCGTTGTGTAGATGCACACAAACTCTTTGATGAGATGTATGCACAAGGCCAAATTCCAAATGAATGCACTTATCGAATAGTTTTAGAGGGCCTTTGCAAAAATCGTCAAGTAGAAGAAGCTCTCTCTTTGTTTCATTTGGTAGGTGATAGCAAGCTTAATTCTGATATTGCTATGTACAATATCCTCATCAATGGTGCAGGAAAATATGGGAAAGTGGATATTGCAAAGAATCTTTTCCATGACCTAATTGATAAAGGCTTGCAACCTGATGTTCATACCTATACTGTGATGATTAGTGGTTTTTGTAGGGAAGGTGTATTGGCGGAAGCAAGGTCGTTGTTTCTTAAAATGGAAGAGAGTGGCTGCCCACCAAATAATGTTACTTACAGTGTTTTTCTCCAAGGATGTTTAAAGAATAAGCACTATGATGATGTAGAGATGCTTTTACAGGAAATGGATGATAGAGGTTACTCACTTGATGCTTCGACTTTATCGTTATTTATAGATCATATCGCAGCTGGTTTACTAGATAGAAGTATGCTTAAGTTGTTCGGTAAGCTTGTGCCAAAAGAATTATTGAACGATCCTAGCTTGTGCGACTGGGAGTGA